The following coding sequences are from one bacterium SCSIO 12741 window:
- a CDS encoding RNA polymerase sigma factor: protein MVSKTEMDISGHLIQQCIEGDKRAHEELFKKSFRYLMSLCIRYYPNEEDARFMLNDIFYKILLNLEKKKEEVPYKAWIRKIAVNTIINEYKKQQTKKNTANREAVEMKPNLVSGSVNDVMQQFDAEEILHLVRKLPPMSNKVFNLYVIEGYKHEEIAEMLDISEGTSRWHLNNARNKLKEMLSKIL, encoded by the coding sequence GTGGTAAGCAAGACGGAAATGGATATAAGTGGTCACCTGATACAGCAGTGTATTGAGGGAGACAAGCGGGCGCACGAAGAACTTTTCAAAAAAAGCTTTAGGTACCTAATGTCTCTGTGTATCCGCTATTATCCTAACGAAGAGGATGCTCGCTTTATGCTCAACGACATTTTCTACAAGATTCTGCTCAATCTGGAGAAGAAAAAAGAGGAAGTGCCGTACAAAGCCTGGATCCGAAAAATTGCGGTGAATACCATTATTAATGAATACAAAAAACAGCAGACCAAGAAGAATACCGCTAATCGGGAAGCTGTTGAAATGAAACCCAATTTAGTTAGTGGATCAGTTAACGACGTTATGCAACAGTTTGACGCAGAAGAAATTCTGCACTTGGTCCGCAAACTTCCCCCAATGAGTAACAAGGTCTTTAACCTCTACGTCATTGAAGGGTATAAACACGAAGAAATTGCCGAAATGCTCGACATTTCGGAAGGAACATCACGTTGGCATTTGAACAATGCCCGGAATAAATTAAAGGAAATGCTCAGCAAGATTCTTTAA